One segment of Pelecanus crispus isolate bPelCri1 chromosome 2, bPelCri1.pri, whole genome shotgun sequence DNA contains the following:
- the PRR15 gene encoding proline-rich protein 15: MADSAAATAAPRAGVKGSSAAPWWKSLTSKKKHKEAAAAPPPPAAASEAPAAPASPGGMEEQPPAFSSGEAAGAGGGNRRSLRVSHSGRFKERRKVRTSLLTDSPEVFDGGGAPGPAAQGGE; the protein is encoded by the coding sequence ATGGCGGACAGCGCCGCGgccaccgccgccccccgcgccggcgTGAAGGGCAGCTCGGCGGCGCCTTGGTGGAAGTCGCTGACCAGCAAGAAGAAGCACAAGGaagcggcggccgccccgccgccccccgccgccgccagcgaggcccccgccgcccccgccagccccggcggCATGGAGGAGCAGCCCCCCGCCTTCAGCAGCGGCGaggccgcgggggcgggcggcggcaaCCGCCGGAGCCTCCGCGTCTCCCACTCGGGCCGCTTCAAGGAGAGGCGGAAGGTGCGCACCTCCCTGCTGACCGACAGCCCCGAGGTCTTCGACGGCGGCGGTGCCCCGGGCCCTGCCGCCCAGGGGGGCGAGTAG